Proteins found in one bacterium genomic segment:
- a CDS encoding DegT/DnrJ/EryC1/StrS family aminotransferase, with product MIKKITQVGPGAGLENLVSGCRGVFNEPVEKFARDLSDYFYPEKIYLLNSGLAAFYIILETVKNLSSKKEVILPAYTAPSMVLPVLKANLKPVLCDIAKDNFNVDLNSISEIITKDTLCIVPTHLFGIPVSGIEDMKERFQGIFIIEDCAQSLGSTINGKKTGCFSNAGFTSFNRGKNLSTYGGGCIFTGSFELGEKVKAGIDSLAEQAIFSKSILPLKLTAFSLAVNPYMYGLFHLIISRFKDNQVPENFYSRKYSNFQAGVGKSLLDKIDGFSEKRYNNGMFLAEKLYGLKEIIVPVTSKEAKPAFNRFPVLFKNLELRQKIKNALWASGFDTSFMYLKPLHHIFDLGNRKEDFPNANYLAEHLLTLPVHPLLGKDDMERIIQVIKKAAG from the coding sequence ATGATTAAAAAAATTACGCAGGTCGGACCCGGCGCGGGTTTGGAAAATCTGGTTTCAGGCTGCAGGGGCGTTTTTAATGAGCCTGTGGAAAAGTTCGCGCGGGATTTATCGGATTATTTTTACCCGGAAAAAATTTATTTGTTAAATTCGGGTTTGGCCGCGTTTTACATAATTCTTGAGACGGTAAAAAACCTATCGTCAAAAAAAGAGGTGATATTGCCGGCATATACGGCACCGAGTATGGTATTGCCGGTATTAAAGGCAAATTTAAAACCGGTTTTATGTGATATAGCCAAAGATAATTTTAATGTGGATTTAAATTCAATTTCTGAGATTATTACGAAAGATACATTATGTATCGTGCCGACACATCTTTTCGGAATACCGGTGAGCGGTATTGAAGACATGAAGGAAAGGTTTCAGGGAATATTTATAATTGAAGATTGCGCTCAGTCATTGGGCAGTACAATAAACGGGAAAAAAACAGGGTGTTTTTCCAATGCGGGTTTTACAAGTTTCAACAGGGGGAAAAATCTATCTACATACGGCGGAGGGTGTATTTTTACCGGCTCATTTGAACTGGGTGAAAAGGTCAAGGCCGGGATTGACAGCCTGGCTGAGCAGGCAATATTTTCTAAATCCATTCTCCCTTTGAAACTTACAGCATTTTCTTTAGCTGTAAATCCGTATATGTATGGATTGTTTCATTTGATTATTTCAAGGTTCAAAGATAATCAGGTGCCGGAAAATTTTTACAGCCGCAAATATTCCAATTTCCAGGCGGGTGTCGGTAAATCATTATTGGATAAAATTGATGGATTTTCGGAAAAAAGGTATAACAATGGAATGTTCCTGGCAGAAAAACTTTATGGTTTAAAAGAGATAATTGTCCCCGTAACAAGCAAAGAAGCAAAACCGGCGTTTAACAGATTTCCGGTATTATTTAAAAATTTGGAATTGCGGCAAAAAATAAAGAACGCCCTTTGGGCATCCGGTTTTGATACATCGTTTATGTATTTGAAACCCCTGCATCATATTTTTGATTTAGGTAACAGGAAAGAGGATTTTCCGAATGCAAATTACCTGGCGGAACATTTGCTGACATTACCCGTTCATCCCTTACTTGGGAAAGACGATATGGAGAGAATAATTCAGGTAATAAAAAAGGCGGCTGGATGA
- a CDS encoding radical SAM protein, with product MIPLRNAKRFLFKAYNQPCYALKVFKKRLMAYLYYYLSNGKSSYPEAVTLFLTHRCNLHCKMCGQWGEGGVTRKQSAEYIREELSFDELKMVIDDLSPFGPNITLFGGEPLIYKNSIDTIKYIKNKNMHCLMITNGSLIEPKAQELVDAGLDELNVSLDGGRELHNEIRGMDGLFDRVLNGLKKINHFKKEKNKKRPFINLQCTITKYNYENLEQLLNAAEETGADSLTFHNLIFLENGLIEKQKKYDKLLNCSSLDWKGFISVPDIDVSILFNKMEEIKKKVTEMAEKGFDLKVDFYPNFSKKGLFEYYQNPLFLPREYSPRCVSPWISAYIFPDGETRPCLNFDYSFGNIKKDKFTLIWNGERARNFRKTLKRNKIFPVCIRCTELYRY from the coding sequence ATGATTCCTTTAAGAAACGCAAAAAGGTTTTTATTTAAAGCTTATAATCAGCCCTGTTACGCTTTAAAGGTCTTTAAAAAAAGACTGATGGCGTATTTATATTATTATTTGTCAAACGGCAAAAGCAGTTATCCGGAAGCTGTAACATTATTTTTAACTCACCGCTGTAACCTGCATTGCAAAATGTGCGGGCAGTGGGGGGAGGGCGGGGTCACAAGGAAACAATCCGCGGAATATATCCGCGAAGAACTTTCTTTTGATGAATTAAAAATGGTTATTGATGATTTATCCCCGTTTGGGCCGAATATCACGCTTTTCGGCGGTGAACCCCTGATTTACAAAAATTCTATCGATACCATAAAATACATCAAAAACAAAAACATGCATTGTCTTATGATCACAAATGGTTCTTTAATTGAACCTAAGGCGCAAGAATTAGTCGATGCCGGTTTGGATGAACTTAATGTTTCGCTGGACGGCGGCCGTGAACTGCATAATGAAATAAGAGGAATGGACGGGCTTTTTGACCGGGTTCTAAATGGATTAAAAAAAATCAACCATTTCAAAAAAGAAAAAAATAAAAAAAGGCCGTTTATTAACCTGCAATGCACTATTACCAAATATAATTATGAGAATCTTGAACAACTATTGAACGCGGCAGAGGAAACAGGGGCGGATTCATTGACATTTCATAATTTAATTTTTCTTGAAAACGGCCTTATTGAAAAGCAGAAAAAATATGACAAACTTTTAAACTGTTCGTCCCTGGACTGGAAAGGATTTATTTCCGTGCCGGACATAGACGTTTCAATTTTATTTAATAAAATGGAGGAAATCAAAAAAAAGGTAACTGAAATGGCAGAAAAAGGATTTGATTTAAAAGTTGATTTCTACCCTAATTTTTCAAAAAAAGGACTGTTTGAATATTATCAAAATCCTTTATTTCTGCCGCGGGAATATTCGCCCCGCTGTGTAAGTCCCTGGATTAGCGCGTATATTTTTCCTGACGGCGAAACCAGGCCGTGCTTGAATTTTGATTATTCATTCGGCAATATAAAAAAAGATAAATTTACCCTGATTTGGAATGGAGAGCGGGCAAGAAATTTCAGGAAGACCCTGAAAAGAAACAAAATATTCCCGGTTTGCATAAGATGCACCGAGCTTTACAGGTATTAA
- a CDS encoding glycosyltransferase family 4 protein, protein MPKKIKIAQVITRLDWGGSPDVVRAICLGADKEKYDVRLITGPSKNLSSNTKFFLEEFKENTFIIPDLKRDISPAGDFKAFIKLFLLFRKEKFGIVHTHTAKAGILGRKAAWLAGVNYIIHTSHGHNFYGYFGAMGSRLVVVLEKIMDIFTSKVIALTELEKEDLVKFKISRPDKIIVFDSGIELDKFKKTSPDIFKKKEEFNIRPGEMVVGMINRLETVKGPEYFIEAAKIISDAIPGVKFLIVGEGSLRKKLESMCRGFGIHDKTNFTGWREDVPEILPVLDLLVLPSLNEAVGRILIEAGACGVPVVAANVGGIPEIVQNNETGLLVVPKSSGDLAEAVISLLKDKNKRIKMGNSAAVWVNNKFNIENLVKNIYGLYSEIYKNKN, encoded by the coding sequence ATGCCAAAAAAAATCAAAATCGCGCAAGTTATAACACGGTTAGACTGGGGAGGTTCGCCTGATGTTGTCCGGGCAATCTGTCTCGGGGCGGATAAAGAAAAGTATGATGTCAGGCTCATTACAGGCCCTTCAAAAAATCTAAGCTCAAATACAAAATTTTTTTTAGAAGAGTTTAAAGAAAATACTTTCATTATTCCTGATTTGAAACGGGATATCAGTCCGGCCGGTGATTTTAAAGCCTTTATCAAACTATTTTTGTTGTTCCGGAAGGAAAAATTCGGCATTGTCCACACGCATACCGCGAAGGCCGGAATATTGGGAAGGAAAGCCGCGTGGCTTGCAGGCGTAAATTATATTATTCATACCTCTCACGGGCATAATTTTTATGGTTATTTCGGGGCGATGGGGAGCAGGCTCGTAGTTGTTTTAGAAAAAATAATGGATATTTTCACAAGCAAGGTTATTGCCCTGACTGAACTGGAAAAAGAGGACCTTGTGAAATTTAAGATAAGCAGGCCGGATAAAATTATTGTGTTTGACAGCGGGATAGAATTGGACAAATTTAAAAAAACAAGTCCGGACATTTTTAAAAAAAAAGAAGAATTTAATATAAGGCCGGGTGAAATGGTGGTCGGGATGATTAACCGTTTAGAAACAGTCAAGGGCCCCGAATATTTTATAGAGGCGGCGAAGATTATAAGCGATGCAATTCCAGGAGTAAAGTTTTTGATTGTCGGAGAAGGTTCTCTTAGAAAAAAACTTGAAAGCATGTGCCGGGGATTTGGAATCCATGATAAAACAAATTTTACGGGGTGGAGGGAGGATGTCCCGGAAATCCTCCCGGTTTTAGATTTACTGGTGCTCCCGTCCTTAAATGAGGCGGTAGGGAGAATACTAATTGAAGCCGGGGCCTGCGGGGTCCCCGTTGTTGCCGCGAATGTCGGCGGGATTCCGGAAATTGTCCAAAATAATGAAACAGGATTATTGGTTGTTCCAAAATCTTCCGGTGATTTGGCGGAAGCGGTAATCAGCCTGCTGAAAGATAAAAATAAGCGGATAAAGATGGGTAATTCAGCCGCGGTATGGGTAAATAATAAATTTAATATTGAAAATCTGGTTAAAAATATTTATGGATTATACAGTGAAATTTATAAAAATAAAAATTGA
- a CDS encoding GIY-YIG nuclease family protein, with translation MNPAPQKYHYVYILNSTKKDFLYIGATSDLKNRLNEHREGKCYSTKKYLPVKLVYYEAFLSKSDAFDREKKLKYHGKSLKLLKNRICNSLRGAG, from the coding sequence ATGAACCCAGCACCTCAAAAATATCATTATGTATATATACTAAACAGTACTAAAAAAGATTTTCTATATATTGGAGCAACTTCTGATTTAAAAAATAGATTAAATGAACACAGAGAGGGTAAATGTTATTCAACTAAAAAATATTTGCCCGTAAAACTAGTATATTATGAAGCATTCTTATCGAAAAGCGATGCTTTTGATAGAGAAAAGAAATTGAAATATCATGGTAAGAGCCTAAAATTACTAAAAAATAGAATATGTAATTCTTTAAGAGGTGCTGGGTGA
- a CDS encoding WbqC family protein, protein MKISVHQPQYIPWLGYFDKIDKSDAFVFLDKVQYKAREFQNRNKIRTGNGWLMLTVPVISRGLGRQEISKVEIDNSTDWQKKHWGSIEQNYHRAPYFKNYSGFFKEVYSCPWERLMDLNIHIIKYLLKELKIQTPLYYESVVGSSSNKTDRIIEICKKLNADIYLSGIGGRDYLEEEKFTREGIKLEYQSFNHPVYHQLYRKGAGSFMPYLSVVDLLFNEGEKSIDILRGRVKYAGNQG, encoded by the coding sequence GTGAAAATATCGGTCCATCAACCTCAATATATACCCTGGCTGGGTTATTTTGACAAAATAGACAAAAGCGACGCTTTTGTATTTTTGGATAAAGTGCAGTATAAGGCGAGGGAATTCCAGAACAGGAATAAAATACGCACCGGTAACGGCTGGCTGATGCTTACGGTTCCTGTAATATCCAGGGGCCTTGGCAGGCAGGAAATCAGTAAGGTTGAAATAGATAATTCGACAGATTGGCAGAAAAAACACTGGGGAAGTATAGAACAGAATTATCATAGAGCTCCTTATTTTAAAAACTATTCCGGTTTTTTTAAAGAGGTTTATTCCTGTCCATGGGAAAGACTGATGGATTTGAATATCCATATAATTAAATATCTTCTAAAAGAGCTTAAAATACAGACACCGTTGTATTATGAATCTGTAGTGGGCAGTTCCAGCAATAAAACCGATAGAATTATAGAAATATGTAAAAAACTCAATGCCGATATTTATTTATCCGGGATCGGCGGCAGGGATTATTTAGAAGAAGAAAAGTTTACCAGGGAAGGAATCAAATTGGAATACCAGAGTTTTAATCATCCTGTGTATCACCAGCTTTACAGGAAGGGGGCGGGTTCTTTTATGCCCTATTTGTCGGTAGTTGATTTATTGTTTAACGAGGGCGAAAAAAGTATAGATATATTGAGGGGCAGAGTGAAATATGCGGGGAATCAGGGGTAG
- a CDS encoding PIG-L family deacetylase, with protein MNILAIGAHPDDIEFGCGGTLMKYIEKGAGVYLLVLTRGEIGGNPETRTKEQEEAGKFMKVKKIFWGDFKDTELPLNKPLISNIEKVINKVKPQIVLFNYSEDIHQDHRALAKAGISATRYIKEVLCYEVPTSKNFEPSIFVNIEDVFDNKLKLLKIHASQVHKTNVENLTILDSIQACAVFRGYQGRVKYAEGFIPLRMMKEI; from the coding sequence ATGAATATACTGGCTATCGGTGCGCACCCGGATGATATTGAATTCGGCTGCGGCGGGACTTTAATGAAATATATAGAAAAGGGGGCAGGTGTATATCTTCTGGTCCTGACCAGGGGAGAGATTGGTGGCAATCCGGAAACCAGGACCAAAGAGCAGGAAGAAGCTGGGAAATTTATGAAAGTAAAAAAAATCTTTTGGGGAGATTTCAAAGACACAGAACTTCCGTTAAATAAACCTTTGATTTCCAATATCGAAAAAGTGATAAATAAAGTCAAACCTCAAATAGTTTTATTCAATTATTCTGAGGATATTCACCAGGACCACCGCGCGCTGGCTAAAGCAGGTATTTCGGCAACGCGGTATATTAAGGAAGTGTTGTGTTACGAGGTCCCAACGAGCAAAAATTTTGAGCCGAGTATATTTGTAAATATAGAAGATGTTTTTGATAACAAACTAAAACTTTTAAAAATCCATGCATCGCAGGTTCATAAAACTAACGTGGAAAATCTGACAATACTTGACAGTATTCAGGCATGCGCTGTTTTCCGCGGCTATCAGGGGAGGGTAAAATACGCGGAAGGTTTTATCCCTCTCCGGATGATGAAAGAAATCTGA
- a CDS encoding MraY family glycosyltransferase, protein MNLLFIFIFFSLLTFLLTYICRTLAFKFNILDIPGERKIHEFPTPLLGGLAIYVSVISGLIFGPVGLTKVLGLVISSTIIFTVGIIDDIRDLSAEIRLAAQLIASFIVMIFGVSISFLPNDSYGRLGEIILTYIWIIGITNALNYLDGVDGLAAGITAICAGFFLVISYHTGQILVSFISIIIMAGCLGFLPHNFKRDKIFLGDGGSTFLGFSIACLAIMGDWAEYNVISLVTPVLILGIPIFDMVFTTIMRIKERKIKTVIEWFEYASTDHFHHRLMHLGMGPRGVVVFIYCINISLGIGALMVSNEKPLIGFLSILQGVIIFTLIAILTVLGKRQSIKVKD, encoded by the coding sequence ATGAATTTGTTATTTATTTTTATATTTTTTTCCCTGTTAACATTTTTATTGACATATATTTGCAGAACACTGGCTTTTAAGTTTAATATCCTGGACATCCCGGGGGAAAGAAAAATACATGAATTTCCTACACCTCTTTTAGGGGGATTGGCGATATATGTAAGTGTAATTTCAGGATTGATATTCGGACCTGTTGGCTTAACCAAAGTTTTAGGCCTGGTTATCAGTTCGACTATTATTTTTACTGTTGGTATAATTGATGATATCCGGGATTTATCTGCCGAGATCAGGCTTGCGGCGCAATTGATTGCTTCATTTATTGTAATGATTTTTGGTGTAAGTATCAGTTTTTTGCCAAATGATTCATATGGCAGGCTGGGGGAGATAATTTTAACCTACATCTGGATAATAGGTATTACAAATGCCCTGAATTACCTTGATGGTGTGGACGGTCTGGCCGCCGGCATAACGGCAATATGCGCGGGTTTTTTTCTTGTTATTTCTTATCATACCGGCCAAATTCTTGTAAGTTTTATAAGTATTATAATAATGGCCGGGTGTCTGGGATTTTTACCGCATAATTTTAAAAGAGATAAAATATTTTTGGGAGACGGGGGAAGTACATTTTTAGGTTTTTCAATTGCCTGCCTTGCGATAATGGGCGACTGGGCTGAATATAATGTAATAAGCCTGGTCACCCCGGTTTTAATCCTGGGGATTCCTATTTTTGATATGGTTTTTACTACAATTATGAGAATCAAGGAAAGAAAAATTAAAACGGTTATTGAATGGTTTGAGTATGCCAGTACAGACCATTTTCATCACAGGCTTATGCATCTGGGCATGGGGCCGAGGGGAGTGGTGGTTTTTATTTATTGCATAAATATTTCTTTGGGTATAGGCGCGTTGATGGTCAGCAATGAAAAACCGCTGATTGGGTTCCTGTCGATTTTACAGGGTGTTATTATTTTCACGCTTATTGCTATCCTGACAGTTTTAGGAAAAAGACAAAGCATAAAAGTTAAAGATTAA